CGCCCTCGGCTACAACGCCTACGCGAAACCGACGGCCGCGCTGATCGTCCTGCGCGAGACGGTGCTGGGCCGCGAACTGTTCGACTTCGCCTTCCGCGAGTACGCCCAGCGCTGGAAATTCAAGCGCCCCACGCCCTCCGACTTCTTCCGCACGATGGAAGACGCGTCCGGCACGGACCTCGACTGGTTCTGGCGCGGCTGGTTCTACACGACCGACCACGTGGACGTGAGCGTCGACGGCATCAGCGAATACACGGTCGGCACGAAGGATCCGGAAATCGAAAAGGCGTGGAAGAAGGCGCAGCACGAGCTTGCTCCGATCTCGATCACGGACCAGCGCAACAAGGGCACCTTGCCGCGCCGCGTCGACGCGCATCCGGAGCTGAAGGACTTCTACAACGAGCATGACGAGTTCACGGTCACGAACCACGACCGCAACAAGTACAACGAGGCGATCGGCGACCTGGAAGACTGGGAAAAGAACCTGCTCAAGGAAGGCAAGCACCTGTACCTCGTCGACTTCAGCAACCTCGGTGGCCTCGTGACGCCGCTCGTGCTGGAGATCACGCTTGCGAGCGGCAAGAAATACGTCGAGCGCATCCCGGCCGAGGTGTGGCGCTACACGCCGAAGAAGATCACGAAGCTGATCATCACGGACGAGCCGATGGTCGCGCTGACGCAGGACCCGTACTGGGAAACGGCGGACACCGACACCAGCAACAATTCCTGGCCGCGCAAGGCGACCCCGTCGCGCCTGGAGCTGTACAAGACCGAGCATGACAAGGACAACCTGATGAGAGACTTCAACGAAAAACTGAAGACCAAGGACGAGAAGGCCGACGCCGAGAAATCGGTGACGCCGAAAGCGGAATAACACAACCGCGCGTCCATGAGCGGCAACGGCGCCCACAAGGTGCCGTTGCCGTTTTCACGCCCGACATCGACATGACACGCCTACCTATCATCGCCCTGCTCGTCCTGGCCTCGGCCACCCACGCCCGGACCTTCGACGACCCGTTCCGCCAGCTGGACGAACTGCTGCCCACACCCACCGGCACCCGCACCGCGTCCGGCGCGCCGGGCCACGCGTACTGGCAGCAGCGCGCCGACTACCGCATCCGCGCCACGCTGGACGAGGCGACGCGCGCCGTCGCCGGATCGGAAACGGTCACGTACCACAACAATTCGCCGGACACGCTGTCCTACCTGTGGGTGCAGCTGGACCAGAACATGTTCCGCGCCGATTCGGACAACCGCCGCATTGCCAGCTACCCGTCGCGCGAGACGTGGAAGTCAGGCGGCACGCCGTTCGAAGCGGCCCGCTTCCTCGTCGAGAGCGCGAAGTTCGACGGCGGTTTCGACATCGCTTCCGTCACCGACCGCAACGGCCGCCCGCTGCGCCACACGATCAACAAGACGATGATGCGCATCGACCTGGCCGAGCCGTTGAAGCCGGGCGCGCGCTTCGCGTTCGACGTCAGCTGGCGCTTCAACGTGCCGGAGACGAAGGTCTTGGGGCGCCGCATGGGCGTCGAACGGTTCGATCAAGAAGACAAGAACGACCTGTTCGAGATCGCCCAGTGGTTCCCGCGCATGGCCGCGTACTACGATGCCCACGGCTGGCAGAACAAGCAATACCTGGGCGACGGCGAATTCACCCTGGAATTCGGCGACTACGACGTCGAACTGACGGTCCCGGCCGACCACATCGTGGCCGCGACGGGCGAGCTGCGGAACGCGGACGCGGTCCTCTCCACCGTCCAGCGCGACCGCCTCGCGCGGGCGCGCACGGCGGACAAGCCGGTCGTCATCGTCACGCAGCAGGAAGCGGAAGCGAACGAAAAGCAGCGTGCAAAAAGCACGAGCATCGCGACGAAGACGTGGCGCTTCAGGGCGTCCAACGTGCGCGACTTCGCGTGGGCGTCGAGCCGCAAATTCATCTGGGACGCGCAGGGTTTCAAAAAAGACGGGACGAACGTGCTGGCCATGTCGTTCTATCCGAAGGAAGCCAACCCGCTGTGGGAACAGTATTCGACGCAGGCCATCATCCACACCATCGGCGAGTACAACAAGTACGCGTTCGACTATCCCTACCCCGTCGCCATCTCCGTGAACGGCCCGGTGGGCGGCATGGAATACCCGATGATCTCGTTCAACGGCGGCCGGCCGACGAAGGATAAAAAGACGGGTGCGCTCACGTATTCGAAGAACACGAAATATGGCCTGATCAGCGTGATCATCCACGAGGTGGGCCACAACTACTTCCCGATGATCGTCAACTCCGACGAGCGCCAGTGGACGTGGATGGACGAGGGCCTGAACTCGTTCATGCAATTCCTCGCCGAGCAGGCGTGGGAAGAGCACTACCCGTCGCGCCGCGGGGAAGCGCGCAACATCGCCGACTACATGAAGAGCCGCAACCAGGTGCCGGTCATGACGAATTCGGAATCCGTCACGCAGCGCGGCAACAACGCCTATGCGAAGCCGGCGACGGCGTTGAACATCCTGCGCGAGACGATCCTCGGGCGCGAGTTGTTCGACTTCGCCTTCCGCGCATACGCCCGGCGCTGGAAATTCAAGCGCCCCACCCCGGCCGACTTCTTCCGCACGATGGAAGACGCGTCCGGCACGGACCTCGACTGGTTCTGGCGCGGCTGGTTCTATACGACGGACAACGTGGACGTGAGCGTGGACGGCATCACCGAGTACACGATCGCGACCAAGGATCCCGGCATCGAAAAGGCGTGGCGGAAGGCGCGCCGCCAGCTCGATCCGGTCTCGATCACCGACCAACGCAACGCGGGCACGCTGCCGCGCCGCGTCGACGCGCATCCGGAACTGAAGGATTTCTACAACGCGCACGACGAGTTCACCGTCACGAATCACGACCGCAACAAGTACAATGAAGCGATCGAAGGCCTGGACGACTGGGAACGGAACCTGCTGACGGAAGGCAAGCATCTGTACCTCGTCGACTTCGGCAACGTGGGCGGCCTCGTGACGCCGCTGATCCTCGAGATCACGCTTGCGAGCGGCAAGAAATACGTCGAGCGCATCCCGGCCGAGGTGTGGCGTTATTCGCCGAAGAAGATCACGAAGCTGATCGTCACGGACGAGCCCATGGTCGCGCTGACGCAGGACCCGTACTGGGAAACGGCGGACACGGACACGAGCAACAACAGCTGGCCCCGCAAGGCCACGCCATCGCGGCTGGAGCTGTTCAAGACGCAGAAAGCACAGGACGACATGATGAAGGACTACCAGGAAAAGCTGAAGACGAAGGTGGATGAGTGAAGCTGCCCCGCATCCTGATGCTGGTGTGCGCGTGCGCGTGCGTGTGTGTCAACATGAGCGCGTCGGCACATCGCTTCCACGCCGGCCTCACCGACATCAGCTACAACGAGCGCACGGGCAGCACGGAAGTCGTGCACACGTATATGGCGCACGACGTCGAAGCGATGCTGACGGAGCTATACCAGCGCCAGTTCGACCTGTCCGATCCGGACGACCAGGCCGTGCTGCGCAACTACATCGAAAAACAGTTCTGGCTGGCCGACAAGGACGGCCGCCGCCTGCCCCTGAACTGGGTCGGCGTGACGGCTGACACGGACAGCGTCGTCGTGTTCCAGGAAGCCGTGCGCACGGCCGCCGTGAGCGTCGAGACCATCCACGACGCCGTGCTGAGCGACTTCCTGCCCGACCAGCAGAACACCGTGAACCTGACGGCGAACGGCAGCCTGCGCACGTTCGGTTTTTCCAGCAACCGCGTCGAACTCCCCGTCCACTGATGCGCGTACGCCTCTTCATGCTCGCCGCGCTGTGCGGCCACGCCAGCGCCTGGGCCGACGATCCCGTGATCCAGCGCGTGCTCGTCGAGGGCGCGCGCGCGAGCCAGCTGGGCATCGCGGATTCCGCCAACGCCGGCACCGTCAACCAGAAAGAGCTGGCGATGCGCACCGTGTACCGGCCCGGCGAACTGCTGGAAGCGGCGCCGGGCCTGATCGTCAGCCAGCACAGCGGCGAGGGCAAGGCGAACCAGTTCTTCCTGCGCGGCTTCAACCTGGACCACGGCACCGACCTGGCCACGTACCTGGACGACATGCCCGTCAACCAGCGCAGCCACGCGCACGGCCAGGGCTGGACGGACTTGAACTTCCTGATCCCGGAACTGACGGCGCGCCTGGACTACAAGAAGGGACCGTATTCGGCGAGCGAAGGCGATTTCGCGTCGGCCGGCGTTGCTTCGATCACGTACGCGAACCGCCTCGCGCGCAACGTGGCCACCGTGAGCGCCGGCCGGAACGGCTACGCGCGCACGGCGCTGGCCGCGTCGAAGGAGATGGACGACGGCGTGCTGACGTATGCGCTGGAAGCCTTGCACAACGACGGGCCGTACACGCATCCGGACGACTATCAAAAACTGAACGGCGTGCTGCGCTACAGCCGCGGCTATGCGAACAACGGCTGGAGCGTGACGGCGATGGCGTATCGGGGCCGCTGGAATGCGACGGACCAGATCCCGGAGCGCGCCGTGGCGGCCGGTCTCCTCGATCGCTTCGATGCCGTCGACCCGACCGACGGCGGGGAAGCGAAGCGCTTCAGCCTCTCGGGCGTCTGGCGGCGCACGGGGCAGGATTCGGCGTCGAAGGTCAGCACCTACGTCATCCGCAACCAGCTCGACCTGTGGTCCGACTTCACCTACTTCATGAACGACCCGGTGCACGGCGACCAGTTCGCCCAGCCGGACCGGCGCGTCACGAGCGGCTTCAATGCCACGCACAGCTGGCACGTGCATCGCGGCGAAACGACCGAGTCCGACGTCACCGTCGGCGTGGAAGCGCAGAACGACAATATCTTCAACGGCCTGTATCGGACAGCCGCGCGCCGTACGCTGTCGGTGACGCGCGCGGATCACATCGTCGAGACGAGCGCCGGCGCCTTCATCGAGACCGCGACGCGCTGGAATTCCTGGCTGCGCTCGAGGGTGGGCGTGCGCGCGGACGACTACCGGTTCCGGGTACGCAGCGGTGGCGTGGACAATAGCGATTCGCTGGCCAGCCCGTCCGCCAACCTCGTGTTCGGACCGTGGCGCCAGACCGAGTTCTACGTGAACTATGGCGAAGGCTTCCACAGCAACGATGCGCGCGGCACCATGACGGCAGCGGGTCTCGTGCGCTCGCGCGGCATGGAGCTGGGCCTGCGGACGGAAGCCGTCCCGAAAATGCAGACGGCGGTCTCGCTGTATCGCCTGGACTTCGACTCCGAGCTGACGTACGTCGGCGACGAGGGCACGACGGAAGCCGGGCCGCCCAGCCGTCGCGTCGGCATCGAATTCTCGAATTACTATAAACCGTATAAATGGTTGTCGGTCGATTTCGACGCCGCTTACGCGCATGCGCGCTCGCGCGGCGTCGCGCCCGGGCGGGACCGTATCCCCGAAGCGATCGAAGGCGTGGGCCAGCTCGCGCTGACGGTGAGCCAGTTGGGGGCCTGGGAAGGTGCGCTGCGTCTGCGCTACTTCGGCCCGCGGCCCCTCGTCGAAGACGACAGCGTGCGCTCGCGTGCCAGCACGACCCTCAACGGCCGCCTGGGCTACCGCGTGAACCGCGACCTGCGGCTGGAACTGGAAGGCTTCAACCTGACGAACCGGCGCGCGTCGGCAATCGATTATTACTATGCGTCGCAGTTGCGAGGCGAAGCGGCGGCGCGCGAGGACGTGCACTTCCACCCCATCGAATCGCGCTCGTTCCGCCTCACGCTCGTCAAGAACTGGTAATGGCGGGCGCCGTCACGACCGCGCTGAAAAAGTGCTAGGCTAACGGGATGACAACACCGCAACCACCTTATACCGATCCGGCCCGCATCGTCGACGCGCTGCGCGGCGACGGCTACGCCCTGCTGCGCCCGGCCGACGTGGCGCAACTGACCGGCTGCTCGCTCGACGAACTGATGGCACTGGCGCCGAGCTGGGAACGCCTGGAACTCGACAACTACCTCAAGGACGGCGGCCGCTATCGCCGGCGCCGGCATTCCTGCTTCGTCGACAGCGGCGACACCCTCACGCAAAGCCCGCACCGCGCGCACTGGCAGCCGGTCGAGTACAACGCCCTGCACGGCGGCATGCACCGCCTGTTCGTGCCCATCGAGCCCTCCACCGTCGAACAGCCGGCGTGGACCAGATTGCTGCGCGCACTGGGCGCCGTGTGCTCGCAAGCGCGCGGCCCGCAGACCTGGTACGTCGAAGCGCACCAGTTCCGCATCGATACGGCCGACGGCATCGGCCGCCCGACGCCGGAAGGCGCGCACCGCGACGGCGTCGATTTCGTCGCCGTCATCCTGATCGGCCGTGAGAACATCAAAGGCGGCGAGACGCGCGTGTTCGAAGCGCACGGGCCCCGGGGCCAGCGCTTCACGATGACAGAGCCGTGGACCCTGCTGTTGCTGGACGACGCCGCCGTCATCCACGAATCGACGCCGATCCAGCCCGTGGGCCCCAACGCCCACCGCGATACGCTCGTCCTGACCTGGCGCGCCGGCGCCTTCCAGGGCGACGACGCCGAGACGACGGGCGCCTGAGCCCTCGCACCGCGCGGCCATGACGGCCGCCGTCGTGCACGCCTGCGAATGTTAGCGCCAGACACCTACAGATAAAAAAAAGCCCGCATCCTTGCGGTGCGGGCTGAATCCAGATTTTCGGAGAAAAACTGGAGGAGACAGTTCCAACTATATTCCTATTTTTTGTGCACCGCAATACAGTAGAACTACTATATGTAGAGGATGACCTCTATAGCGGGAACTTACGTACCGACGATACGAAATCCAGCACGTTTTTGCGGCATTGCGGGAAAGACCTGTTCCAGACGCTGATCGCCTAACATTAAATGTTCTTCAGAAATCTGCGCTAACACCGAACGAAAATCGGTTGTGACGGGCAAATCGCGGCCCTCGTTCAGTTTCGCGTCGCCGACCCCTTCCCACTCGCCGTACACCTTACCTCCACGCACTTTTCCGCCCAGGACCCACATCACGTTGCCGTGGCCGTGGTCGGTGCCGCCGTTACCGTTCTCGCGCGCCGTGCGGCCGAATTCCGACATCACGACGACGACCGTGTCGTCGAACAGCGGACCGAGCCGTTCGGCCAGCACCGCCAGGCCCTGCCCCAGCGGCGCGAGGCGGTTCGCCAGCTGCCCCCCCGCCGCGCCCTGGTTCGCATGTGTATCCCAGCCGCCCAGCGAGACGAACGCCAGCTGGATCTTCGGGTCGTTGCGCATCAGGCCGGCCAGGCGGGCCGCGTCGTCGGGAAAACCGTTCGGCAGCGGCGCGCCGCGGTCGGCGGCCTCCATCTCGCGTTTCATCTCTCCCTTTTCCAGCGCTTCCATGACTTCCAGGTGCGCCGCGCGCCCGTCCGCGTACGCGCGCCCGAAGCGCGGGTGATTGGCATACAGTTCGTCGAAGGCGGCCTTGACGGCCGGGCGGTCGAGCAGGTCGGCGCGCGCCGCGCCCGCGACGTTCGGCAGGTTCACGGCGGCGGCCTGGCCCGACAGGATGCGCGGCAGCACGGGGCCGATGCCCAGCAGCCGGCTGGGCGCCTGCGGGCCGGGCAGCGCGGCCACGAGGCGGTTCATCCAGCCGTCCGGCGTGCTCTTGCGGCCCGGCGTCGCCGATTCCATATAGTCCTGCGCGTCGAAGTGGGAGCGCGTCGCATCCGGCGAACCGCTGGCGTGCACGAATGCCAGCTTGCGTGCCCGCCACAGCGGCTGCAGGCTGGCCAGCGCGGGATGCAGGCCGAAATAGCCGTCCAGATCGAGCGCCCCGCCGTCCATGCCGGGCGCCGCGAGACCGATCGTCGGGCGCAGGCGCAGATAGTTCTCGTCGCCGACGGGCGCGACGACGTTCAGGCCGTCGACGGCGCCGCGCAGCATCACGACGACGAGTTTCTTGCCGGTCGGGCTGGCGGCGGGCCCGCCGACGGCCCAGGCGCTGCGCCCCACGGGCAGCAGGATGCCGGCGCCCAGCGCCAGCGCGTTGAGGAAGTGCCTGCGATGCATGTCGTTCTCCGCGGTGGAATCAGCGCTGCATGAAATCGGGACTGCCGAGCAGCATGGCCGCGCGCAGGTTGTCCGGATTGCGCTGGACGATGGCCTGCGTGCGCGCCGAGATCGATCCGGCCAGCGTCGCCTGCAGGCGGGCCGGGTCGAGCGGCACGGGCTTCGGATCGACCGGCGCCGCCACCGGCAACGGCACGACGTCGCTCCCGGCCATATTGGGCTCCATCATCGCCGGCCGCGCATCCGCCGGCAAGGTGGCCAGCGGCAGCCTGCCGCCCGCCAGCGCCGTGGCGAACGCGATGCGCCGCGTCAGCGCGTCCGGGTTGAGCCACGCGTCCTGCGTGTTCTTGTACCCGTCCGGCGTCTGGCAGCCGTACAGCGGCATGCCCAGCTGGTTCATCGTGTTCACGAGCGGTCCCACGTTCGCGACCGGGGCGCCGCTGGCCCGGACCGCCGAGACCACGTACTGGTACGGCGTCTTGAACTTGGCGCCGACGGTGCCGGCCGCCATAAATTCGCGGCTCGCGAACAGCGTCGCCAGCACGGCGCGGATGTCGCCCTGCGATGCCAGCCACGTCGCCGCCATCCGGTCGACGAGGGCTGGCGGCGGCTCGTCGCTGACGAAGTACTGGGCCAGCTCGCGGCTCACGTGGCGGGCCGTGGCCGGATGCATCGCCAGCACGTCCAGCGCGTATTCTCCTTCCTGCTGGCCGGCGGGCGCGATGGCGTGCCCGAGCCAGGTCTTGGCGCCGGCGTCGTGGCGGCCGGCGTCGAAGCGGAACGTCTCGCCCGTGCTGGCCAGACGGCGCTGGTCGAACGTCCAGCCGGTCAGCATGCGCGCCAGTTCCGTCACGTCGCGCTGCGTGTAGCCGCCGTCCGCGCCCAGCGTGTGCAGCTCCATCAGTTCGCGCGCATAGTTTTCGTTCAGGCCGCGCGCCTTGCCCTTCGGGTCCGGCCGCGGCGCCGACGACACGACGTTATCGAGGTAGAACAGCATCGCCGGATGCTTGGCCGTCGCCCCCAGCAGCGCGCGGAAGGAACCCAGCGCGTACGGGCGGATCGCGTCGCGCTCGTAGCTCGTCACGAGGGCGCGGTCGATGCCTTTGCCGGCGAACACGTTGAAATGGTTGTACCAGAAGTCGACCATGACTTCTTCCAGCTGGCGCGGACTCTCGACGGCCCGCAGCAGCCGCGCTTCGGCGGCCTGGCGCGCCACGCGCATTTCGGTCTGGCGGCGGCGCTGTTTCGCGCCCTCGTCGTCCAGCTTCACTTCGCGGCGCAACTCCAGGAATTCGGCCAGCGAGTCGCCGGCGCCACGGTTGACCGTGTCCAGCGCGGCCAGGCGCGCGCTCAGGTCGGCCGGCAGCGGGATCGTCTCGGGATGCAGCTGCTCGTCGATCCAGCGCTGCACGCCCATGTTCGCCACGCGCTCGACGTCGCCGGGACGCGGACCGAACGCCAGCCGGTTCAACACGTGCAGGGCCTGCGCCTGCGCATCCGGCGCGGGCGCGGCCGCCGATGCGGCGCCCGTCGCCATCAGGACGACAGTCAGCAGGGACAGCGTTGCGCGGTGGATCATGATGAACACTCCTCGTTGACTGACATTTAACCGTGAATGGATGAGCAAGAATATCGATACGACGTTTCAATGGTAAGGATTTGTAACGGGCTGTTCTGGCCCTGCGGTGAAATAATGCTCACAAAAAAACCACACGTGGGCATGCATCTGCATACAAATTTTGTAACAGCTGCTGACAGGCACACGAGTCAATCATAGCCTTTTGCTACGCGGATACGGCTCACCAGCTTGTCTGCGCGACAACGACAACTCACAAAGTGGGAGATATGATGACTTGGTTACGCAAGGCAACCTGGCTGGGCGGTCTGTGCGCCGCGGCCGGCACGATGTCGCTGGCCCAGGCCCAGACGGCGACTGACGACAGCGGTTATCGCAGCACCCAGACGTTTCGTTCGTTCCAGGCCGCGGGCGGCGGCGAAGAAGACCGGCCGACGGTCATGGGCCGCCTCGAATGGCTCAAGGCGCGTTACGGCGCGACCCGCCCCGCCGACTTTTCGCGCCGCATCGCGCAGGAATGGGCGAAGCAACGCAACACGTATCCCCAGCTCGCACCCGGCGCCACCCCGCCGGCCGGCGTGCCGCAATGGCAGTCGATCGGTCCGACCCGCGCCGTCAAGACCCAGAACGACATCCAGCTGAGCGTCACCGACAGCGGCCGCCTGCGCAACATCCTGCCCCACCCCTCGGACCCGAATACGGTCTACCTGCTGTCGTCGTCGGGCGGCATCTGGAAGACCAGCAATTTCGAGTCGCCCTATCCCACCTGGACCCCGATCACGGACAAGGTCATCACGACGAGCGGCGGCGCTGCGGCACTCGGCCGCAGCCCGCAGACGCTGTACTACGGCACCGGCGATCCGTTCGACGGCATCCCCCTCGTCGGCGGCGCGATGCTCAAGACGACCGACGGCGGCAACACGTGGTCGCCGTTCGTCTTCCTCGGCAATTCCGGCATCATTACGGACGTCAAGGTGGATACCCGCGGAACGACCGACGTCGTGCTGGTGTCCACCGACACGGGCGTCTATCGCTCCGCGGACGGCGGCAACACCTACACCCAGGTGCTGAACGCCGGCCGGGCCTGGAGCCTCGCGCGCACCAGCACCGGCTGGCTGGCGACGGTGGCCGCCAGCGGCTACTACAGCCCGGCCACGCTGTACTGGTCGGGCGACGGCATCACATGGTCGCCGCTGTCGGCGCCCAACCTGACCGGCGGCGCCGGCCGCATCACGCTGGCCGTCGGCGCGCCCGGCGACAGCGTCGTGTACGCGTACGCCGCCAACTCCTGCAGCGCCGGCTGCGACCAGAAGGATTTATACCGTTCGGCCGACGGCGGCTACACGTGGACGGCGCTGGGCCTGAACAGCAAGGCTCCCGTCAATCCGAACGAAGAAAATCCGACCATGGCATTGATGGGCGGCCAGGGCTTTTATAACCACATGATCGTCGTCGACCCGAGCGACCCGACGCGCAACACGGTCTACCTGGGCGGCCAGCTGAACACGGGCAAGACGACGGACGGCGGCAAGACGTGGCGCCTGATGACCAACTGGCTCGCCCAGTTCGGCCTGCCGTATGCGCACGCCGACCATCACACGGCCGTGGTCTCGACGGCGGGCGGCAAGAAGCGCGTCATGATCGGCACGGACGGCGGCCTGTTCCTCAGCTACGACGAGGGCAAGACGTGGACCGACCAGAAGAACACGGGCCTCGTCGACCACCTGATCTACTCGATGGCGACGTCGGGCTCGGATCCGAACATCGTGCTGATCGGCCTGCAGGACAACGGCACGCGCATCCGCGTGGGCACGACGAGCGTGTTCAACCAGAGCTTCGGCGGCGACGGCTTCGGTGTCGGCTGGAGCCAGTCGAGCAACGTGACGGCCCTCGGCAGCTATGTGTACGGCTACATCTATTACGCGCAGATGGATCCGAACATTCAAAAGAAATGGACCGATCCCGCGTTCGACGACGCCACCTGCACGTACAACGGCATCAATGCCTGCAACGCCTACTTCGTGACGCCGATCGCGACGCCGTCCGCCCAGGCCGACCCGGGTGGCAAGACGTATTTCACGAACACGGCGAGCCTGATCTACCGCACCGACGACGCCGGCGCCTCGTGGAAGCCCATCTTCAGCGGCAACACGACCGCGACCTACATCCGCGGCGCCTCGCACAGCGTGGCCGTCAGCCCGATCGACCTGAACCACGTGGCGGCCGTGTCGCCAGGCGGCCGGGTCCTGATCACGGCGGATGGCGGCGCGACGTGGAAGCAGCGCAGTACGCTCGTGCCGGGCCACGTCGGCTACAACAGCAGCGTTGCCTGGGCCAATAACTCGGTGCTGTACGTGGCGTCGGAAAATCCGTTCGGCCAGAGCGTGTGGGTGGTGAAATCGACGGATGGCGGCGCCACCTGGGCCGCGGCCGGCAACGGCTTGCCGAACGTGCCGATCCAGAAGCTGTTGGCGGCGCCGAACGATTTGTCGGGCAATACCGTGTACGCGGCCACCTGGCTCGGCGTGTACCGCACGACGAACGGCGGCATCAGCTGGAGCCAGTTCGGCGCCGGCCTGCCGACGGTCGAAGTGAGCGACCTGTACATGCCGGCGGACGGCAGCTTCCTGCGCGCCTCGACCTATGGCCGCGGCGTGTGGGATCTGTCGCTGCGTTGATTTTTGCTCACCCAAAAAGAAAACCGGCGCGAGCCGGTTTTCTTTTTGCGGACAGCGCCTCGATCAGTAATCGCGGCTGCGGCCACCCAG
This genomic stretch from Massilia putida harbors:
- a CDS encoding WD40/YVTN/BNR-like repeat-containing protein; translation: MTWLRKATWLGGLCAAAGTMSLAQAQTATDDSGYRSTQTFRSFQAAGGGEEDRPTVMGRLEWLKARYGATRPADFSRRIAQEWAKQRNTYPQLAPGATPPAGVPQWQSIGPTRAVKTQNDIQLSVTDSGRLRNILPHPSDPNTVYLLSSSGGIWKTSNFESPYPTWTPITDKVITTSGGAAALGRSPQTLYYGTGDPFDGIPLVGGAMLKTTDGGNTWSPFVFLGNSGIITDVKVDTRGTTDVVLVSTDTGVYRSADGGNTYTQVLNAGRAWSLARTSTGWLATVAASGYYSPATLYWSGDGITWSPLSAPNLTGGAGRITLAVGAPGDSVVYAYAANSCSAGCDQKDLYRSADGGYTWTALGLNSKAPVNPNEENPTMALMGGQGFYNHMIVVDPSDPTRNTVYLGGQLNTGKTTDGGKTWRLMTNWLAQFGLPYAHADHHTAVVSTAGGKKRVMIGTDGGLFLSYDEGKTWTDQKNTGLVDHLIYSMATSGSDPNIVLIGLQDNGTRIRVGTTSVFNQSFGGDGFGVGWSQSSNVTALGSYVYGYIYYAQMDPNIQKKWTDPAFDDATCTYNGINACNAYFVTPIATPSAQADPGGKTYFTNTASLIYRTDDAGASWKPIFSGNTTATYIRGASHSVAVSPIDLNHVAAVSPGGRVLITADGGATWKQRSTLVPGHVGYNSSVAWANNSVLYVASENPFGQSVWVVKSTDGGATWAAAGNGLPNVPIQKLLAAPNDLSGNTVYAATWLGVYRTTNGGISWSQFGAGLPTVEVSDLYMPADGSFLRASTYGRGVWDLSLR